ATGAAACACGTCGCCATACGTGACCCGTCCCAAAGGGCCATCCGTCCATACCAAATCAAATACGCTTTCCACATTTTGCAAATACATCGCAATCCGTTCTAAACCATAGGTAATTTCACCCGTAACAGGTTTACATTCTAAGCCGCCGACTTGTTGAAAATAGGTAAATTGTGTGACTTCCATCCCATTCAACCACACTTCCCAACCCAGTCCCCACGCGCCCAACGTGGGCGATTCCCAGTTGTCTTCGACAAAACGAATGTCATGAATTTGCGGATCAATGCCCAATTGTTGCAGCGATTCCAAGTAAAGTTCTTGCAAATTGCGCGGTGAAGGCTTAATCACGACTTGATATTGATAATAATGTTGTAATCTGTTTGGATTCTCGCCATAACGCCCATCTGTAGGACGGCGCGACGGTTGAACGTAAGCCGCACTCCACGGCTCCGGCCCAACGGCACGCAAAAAAGTGGCGGGGTGAAAAGTTCCTGCGCCCACTTCCATATCGTAGGGTTGTTGAATGACACATCCTTGTTTTGCCCAAAAATTTTGCAACTGCAAAAGCAGGTCTTGAAAAGTGAGAGATGAAGACACGGATCGCTTCCTTTAAGGTGATTAATTGGGTTGGCAACACTTCTTGTTGAGGATTTTTTAAAATTTAAGTGTTGTCCCCCTCCCCAAAAAAGAGGAAGGGAAACAAAAAATGACGATTTGATGCAGAATATCTTACGGACTGGCTTGTTGACTGGCTTGACCTACGACATACACACGACGACCGCCTTCACCACGCGGATAAGCCGATAAAGGTTGACTGGTGCCTTGATAGTCCACACTGACACCGTCCAAGTTGCCCACGCGGATTTGATAAGGAGGCGTTCCTTCTAAGGTCAATGTACGGCCGGCAGCGGCAGTGCCTAAAAATAATTGTTTGCCATCTTTATCATTAATTTGCATCCAAGCCTCTCGTGTCACTTTGACCGTTAAACTATTGCTGGGTGGAGTTTGAACGGGTGGCTCGGCTTGTGCGGGAGTGGTGGTGGCGGCTGGGGTTGCCGTTTCACTGACCGCAGTGGCTTGTTCAGGCGCATCATTTCCTTCTTCTTCACCGGGTGGTGTGTAAACCAATACGCTTGATTCTGGGTTGGCATTGGTGCTGAGGGGAATGGGTTGCATCCCAGTCAACGGCTGCGCAATCCCCAAATCTTCGCCCGGTAAGCGGCGATCCAACGGTGCAGAGCTTGATGGAACGGGAGTCACTGCTTCAGGTTGGGTGGGTTGAAAATCGGGATAAAACTTCCACAGGGTCATCAACACCATAATACTCAGGAATAAAATCAACGTTCCCACTTTAAACCAAGGATCAGCACTGCTGGCTTGTGAGGTGGGTTTGTTGTGATGTAGGGTCAAAGGGGGCGGAGTCAGGTCTTGGTTTTGCTGCGCATACAAGGCCAATATCGGCTCAACTGAAGTGTCCAATAAGTCGGCATAAGCCCGAAAATAACCCCGCACAAACACCGGCGGCGGCAACACTTCATAATTATCCGCTTCTAAAGCAAGAATAACGCCCTGATGTAAACAAAGTTTATCCGCAATATGTTCAATGGATAAACGTTTTTGCTCGCGGTGTTGTTTTAAATAAGCCCCTGGTGTTTTGGGAACGGCGGGCGTAGCAGACACCATAGGAACAGTCGTCACCACGGTTTCGGAGTGGGTTAAAACGTCGGAATCGGAAACGGGGGGCGATGCCGCATTATCTACAGGATGATCTACCGTTTCTCCGGTCATGGCCACGATGTGGTATTGGGTGTCATTTTTTTCCAAGCTCATGGGATTTGCAGGGGTTTCTGGCATATCGTCTTTAGGGGATTCTACAGGGGTATCGTCTGACAGCGAAGCCAACACAGAGCCATCAGACTCCATAGGCGACAACGGCGTGGCGGGGTCGCGGCGATAACGGTCAGAATGGTATAAGGTATAAGGAGAACTTGAGTGCGTCATTGTCTTTCCAATTGATTCAATAATCGGGTTTCGGAGGAGTCGGGATATTGCGAACGCAATTGAGCCGCATATTGGCTGGCTTGTTCAGGATCATTCAAAGCCCGCGCCAAACGTACACCCAACCATAATGTCTCTGCGCTTTGCGATCCTAAACGCAGGTAACGACGGAAGTAATTTTGTGCATCAGTGTATTGTCCTTGTTCATATCGGATGAGACTCATTTGGTACAAGGCGATCAGTGATTCGGGGTTTTTTTGTAAAACTTGCGTTAAATAACTGTCGGCGCGAGAATAATTTTTTGCCCGTACTGCACACAATGCGGCATTGGTCAGAGGAATTTCAGGGGTGCGATATAGGGGATTTTCCAACGCACGGCTAAAATGTTGCTGTGCTTGTTCCCATTGACCGCGTTTACATAAAAATTGTCCATAATTATTATGAATATCAGACCCTGATGGATTCAGTTGCAAGGCTTGCTGAAAATGCTGTTGGGCTTGTGCGGTTTGTCCCAGTTGTTCGTATAAAACCGCCATGGCATTGTGACCGTCGGCATAATTGGGATCGATCTCTAGGGCTTTTTCCAAACGATTAAGGGCAATATCATATTGCTGTCGTCGCATGTATTCAATCCCCAATTGCATATTGATTTCTGCGGCTTTTTCGGGTTGTTGGCGATTGTGTTGTGCGGCTTGTTGGAAGCCGCCTTTACTGCCACAACCCAATAAACCCATTATCCCCCACCCTAATATCAGCCATGATAATTTCATTGGTGTCACTCCTGATGTATCACAATGAGCAGTGATTTGAAACGACGTTGGGTTTTATCGTGGACTTGTCCGGCCAATTGTCCGCAGGCGGCATCAATGTCATCACCACGGGTTTTGCGCGTGACGGTGACCAGTCCGGCTTGCCAGAGCATATCACGGAATTGGTCAATGGTCTCTTGAGAAGAGCGGCGATAGATGGTGTTAGGAAAAGGGTTAAAGGGGATTAAATTCACTTTTGCGGGAATAGGACGCAATAGTTTAATTAATGCCCGCGCATGTTCGGGTTGGTCGTTGATGCCGTCAAGCATGACGTATTCAAAAGTGATGCGACGACGGCGGTCGTCGCTGACGTAATCACGACAAGCGGCCAATAATTCTGCGATGGGGTATTTGCGATTGATCGGCACCAGTTCGTTACGCAAGGCATCAAAAGGCGCGTGTAAAGAAACGGCTAAACTGACATTGCATTCTGTTTTTAAGCGACGAATCGCCGGGACAATGCCCGCGGTGCTGACGGTGACTCTACGCCAGGAGAGGCCATAACTAAAATCGTTCATGATCAAGCGCATGGCTTTGACGACGGTGTTAAAATTGGCCAACGGTTCTCCCATACCCATCATGACGACGTTAGACACGGCGCGTTGAGTGAGTTCGCACACTTGAACGCCTTCGCGGCGCAGGGTGTGTTCGGCTAACCAGACTTGGCCGATGATTTCGCTGAGGGTTAAATTGCGGTTAAA
The DNA window shown above is from Thioflexithrix psekupsensis and carries:
- the glyQ gene encoding glycine--tRNA ligase subunit alpha is translated as MSSSLTFQDLLLQLQNFWAKQGCVIQQPYDMEVGAGTFHPATFLRAVGPEPWSAAYVQPSRRPTDGRYGENPNRLQHYYQYQVVIKPSPRNLQELYLESLQQLGIDPQIHDIRFVEDNWESPTLGAWGLGWEVWLNGMEVTQFTYFQQVGGLECKPVTGEITYGLERIAMYLQNVESVFDLVWTDGPLGRVTYGDVFHQNEVEMSTYNFEYAPVADLFHAFDVYERESLALLAAKLPLPAYEMALKASHTFNLLDARRAISVTERQRFILRVRALARGAAQGYYDRRESLGFPICQNAARAGV
- a CDS encoding RodZ domain-containing protein produces the protein MTHSSSPYTLYHSDRYRRDPATPLSPMESDGSVLASLSDDTPVESPKDDMPETPANPMSLEKNDTQYHIVAMTGETVDHPVDNAASPPVSDSDVLTHSETVVTTVPMVSATPAVPKTPGAYLKQHREQKRLSIEHIADKLCLHQGVILALEADNYEVLPPPVFVRGYFRAYADLLDTSVEPILALYAQQNQDLTPPPLTLHHNKPTSQASSADPWFKVGTLILFLSIMVLMTLWKFYPDFQPTQPEAVTPVPSSSAPLDRRLPGEDLGIAQPLTGMQPIPLSTNANPESSVLVYTPPGEEEGNDAPEQATAVSETATPAATTTPAQAEPPVQTPPSNSLTVKVTREAWMQINDKDGKQLFLGTAAAGRTLTLEGTPPYQIRVGNLDGVSVDYQGTSQPLSAYPRGEGGRRVYVVGQASQQASP
- the pilW gene encoding type IV pilus biogenesis/stability protein PilW, which encodes MKLSWLILGWGIMGLLGCGSKGGFQQAAQHNRQQPEKAAEINMQLGIEYMRRQQYDIALNRLEKALEIDPNYADGHNAMAVLYEQLGQTAQAQQHFQQALQLNPSGSDIHNNYGQFLCKRGQWEQAQQHFSRALENPLYRTPEIPLTNAALCAVRAKNYSRADSYLTQVLQKNPESLIALYQMSLIRYEQGQYTDAQNYFRRYLRLGSQSAETLWLGVRLARALNDPEQASQYAAQLRSQYPDSSETRLLNQLERQ
- the rlmN gene encoding 23S rRNA (adenine(2503)-C(2))-methyltransferase RlmN, which produces MINLLDLDQDELTAFFAQSGEKPFRATQVLQWIHQRGLIDYAAMTNLSKSLRQRLQQETTLQFPQILTTQHAHDGTRKWLLGLQDGNAIEMVFIPEADRGTLCISSQVGCALDCRFCATAQQGFNRNLTLSEIIGQVWLAEHTLRREGVQVCELTQRAVSNVVMMGMGEPLANFNTVVKAMRLIMNDFSYGLSWRRVTVSTAGIVPAIRRLKTECNVSLAVSLHAPFDALRNELVPINRKYPIAELLAACRDYVSDDRRRRITFEYVMLDGINDQPEHARALIKLLRPIPAKVNLIPFNPFPNTIYRRSSQETIDQFRDMLWQAGLVTVTRKTRGDDIDAACGQLAGQVHDKTQRRFKSLLIVIHQE